Part of the Drosophila santomea strain STO CAGO 1482 chromosome 2L, Prin_Dsan_1.1, whole genome shotgun sequence genome is shown below.
GAGTCAGCAGAGTTTATTATAAGGTTACCTTTTTATGGGTGTTCGCTGCTCAATTCCCGCTCTCTTATGCTAGATTGAAAACCTGGAGGATCTGCTGAAGGAGAAGGACAACCAGGTGGATATGGCGCGGGCCCGTTTGTCGGCCATGCAGGCGCACCACAGCAGCTCCGAGGGCGCCTTAACCAGCCTGGAGGAGGCCATCGGCGACAAGGAGAAGCAGATGGCCCAGCTGCGGGATCAGCGGGATCGCGCAGAGCACGAGAAGCAGGAGGAGCGGGATCTTCACGAGCGCGAGGTGGCCGACTACAAGATCAAGCTGCGGGCCGCCGAGAGCGAGGTGGAGAAGCTGCAGACGCGCCTGGAGCGGGCGGTCACCGAGCGGGAGCGGCTGGAGATCAAGCTGGAGGCCTCGCAGAGCGAACTGGGCAAGTCGAAGGCTGAGCTGGAGAAGGCCACCTGCGAAATGGGCAGGAGCAGCGCCGACTGGGAGTCCACCAAGCAGAGGATCGCCCGCCTGGAGCTGGAGAATGAGCGGCTGAAACACGATCTGGAGCGTTCGCAGGTACTCGTGCATTATGACCAGTTCCCCCAACATTAACCCAATAACTTATCATCAGTCTATTCGTATGTATGTTTGCGCTGTGTACATATAATCGAGAGACTTGCATACATACTGCTATCGATAATCTATGAACCCATATGCATACAACACATATCTTTGTGCTATCTGTATCTACATCtttatctatatctatatctgtatctgaatatGTATTTACATGTACACATTACGCATCCCAACTACCAACTACCCAACTACAACAACTACAATTATAATAACTACAACAACCAATCAACCTGAAATCTAAAACTCACCCGACATAAACCAAATATAGATGCAGCTAGAAGAACAGACCACACTACACAAAGTAAGCCCAAAAATCCGAGTTCCAAACTTCCAATTACCAAATAGATTGCATAATATCGAGCATCGTAGTTTTCGAGTAACGTAGTTTGAAATCCTTTCACTTCCCATAAAACCGCCCAAAttgttggtttttggttttaaatttgtacagTTCAATCAAACTAAATCGAGTAATATTTCGGTAATGTCACAGAGTTGGCCTTGTTCAAAGATCAAACTTAATGTAATATTGTTGCTTAGTTTCATCGAAAACGAATGTGGAATATCGCTATTATGCAAAATCGCACCTTTGATGTATCGCCGACACATATATCGTATCGCATCCTATCTAGAACCTTGTAACTATCACTCATCACCCAAAACACGTAGTACTTTGTTTGCCTGCCCTCCAATGACTATCACTCGCCATTTAGAGCCAGCAGGCTGAAGTCGAACTTAGTCGACCATCCACCACCAACAACGATTTCAGATCCGATAAAGCCCTGACATATTGCGCACTTAGATACTTAGACAGGATTAGCAGCACTCGCCTACATAGCTGGGTTTTGATTTAATCGCTGTGCAGACAGTGGGAGGTGTGAACGAGTTGAATTGCCGCCGAACATGCATACCCTCGAATAAGCGTACCCTAAGATTaagatataaatatgttcGTATCGTACTTTGCAGAATGTACAAAAGTTAATGTTCGAAACGGGCAAGATATCGGTAAGTCGGCCAAAGCCGCTGACCCAGCCTACCCACCACATAGTTCACTAAGCGCCATAGCAGCCCAAATAGAAACCGAATCTAGAGAACCAAGCGTCAAATGCACCCAAATATGAGAGAAACGTGTGTCGAAATCCAAAATGCCGAACTCCCATTGAATCACTCACAGCTTCATGGATTGGATTTGGATCCATTGTAAACAGCTTGCCTGCTGGACTCATCCACTCATCGAGTCATCGACTCACCGACGCACCCACTCATCACCTCAAGTCACACGTATTCGAAACCATCTCTGTAAATTTGACCACATTTGCTAATGCCTTGAACCGCTTTCGATTGTTGTCTTGCACTCGTTATCCTTATCGCCCCATCCATGGCCAACCAACTAATTTGAATGTTTCCCGTTTCCGCCGAAAGACAACCTTTGGCAGGACCACGATGACCACGTCCCAGGAACTGGATCGAGCCCAGGAGCGGGCCGACAAGGCCTCAGCCGAGCTGCGACGCACCCAGGCCGAGCTGAGAGTCACACAGGTATGGTCCAAATGCTCCCCCACTTGCCTGCGAATCGAGACagccatatacatatatcgatATGCATATCTGAATGCTCTTTTAGTTAGctttacatatattatttacgTATACTTTATGTATAAATCGAACTGCGAACTCGCAATTGCAAGTGCAATTCCCACATACAactgtgtctgtgtgtatgtatgctatatatgtacatatctcGGTGTGCGTGTGCTTTGTTGATGGACCGAAAACTAAAACTTTCGCCTGGCCATGAGGAGATTctacacacccacacagaaCACACACCAATGCAAATACAAGAGTCGAAGGGTCCCCCACCCACCTGTCTATAACTTTCTCTGCTGCAACATGCCACcccaaccacacacacacacgcacacaaacacacacacacacccgaGCACTTGCTATGGCAAACACGCTGAGTCCTTTTGCGGGGATAAAGGATAGGGATTTAAATCCTTTTATGTTTGCTTCTTTCgtaactttaactttaactttaactttaactcTAACGTAACCGTAACCGTATTAGTAAATCGTAAACTGTAAATGTAATCGTAATTGTAAAgaaatttattgcaaattgcaaatgccGCCGTTGAGACCATGTATACTAAAACCAAACTCTATCTAAACCGTTGTGCTTACATTCATTCTCTAAATATAGGGCGAAACTGAAAAACGTTTTGTGAGTAAACCGCTTCCaagcaatcaatcaatcaaacaaGTTTTTAGTAACGCAACTAACCGTAATTGAATTCGATTGCAAACTTGAACTGCATCTGACTATGCCAAAGTAATCCAAACTAATCCAAAGAAACCCAAAAAGATAACCAAAGCTAGTTGCAATCTGTCACTTGTTCAATTTAATGTAACTTGCATTGCCTGATGTACTAACATTGCCATACcagcatatacatacatacgcacataccCATACACACGTGCCTATAAATATAGCgaacacacacgcatacatacATCATTGACCTTGTACGATATAGCCTCGAGCTCATCTGTCACCGCAGTTCCGGTTTGCTGGGAAGAGAGAGCAGCAACCTGCCCCGAAAACCGGATGCCAGCAAAGTATGACAAAGTATCCTTAGAGCAGCCCAGCTCCAGGAGCGCTTTTTCTTGGACTTTCACCcccccccccacacacacacacacgtacacgtACACACGTACAAGGACTGAAGGAAGCGGAAGGCCGCTGATATGCCCAGCTAATTGACTTAACTGCTCTCGCGCGCCCACTAATACATTGACAACCACACATCCGCCAGCATTTCTTACGCACACTTTGCCTTACTTTGCTCTCGCACTTTCGCCAATTTTCCCTAATTTTCCTCTTGCACTAATGAGCCATCTGTGGTCGTCCAATCCATCGCGAACTCATGCTCCAAATCCCGCCATGTGCCCCATAACAACTTCGTCCAGTGTTTTTATGTCCGTCTGTTTCAACCCATTACCCAGCTACActcttttccctttttcgcACCGAACTTCTTTAAACTTCTTTAAACTTCGTCTTTGTTTTCTAGTTCACCAAACTTTATTTGTCCTTTTGTTTCCTTTACATTTATCTTAGATATTTTTATCCATTCcttttttccacattttttagCTATTTCCACTGTTGTTTCCGTTTACACCCTCAGTATTGCTCCTTCTATACCTTCTGTTAAGCTTTTCCTGGCCCAAATCTTTCCTAAGCTCGCTCCAAGCACTTCTGTTCTCTTAACCACCTCCTCCTCATCATGATTCCTGCTCTATATCTCCCTCCAAGTCAGCTCGCAGCATAAATCGCTCTATATCGCTCGCTAGACGTTGTGATCGTGTTCGTAATCGTTATCGTAATTTAAGTACTTTTTGTCGTTATATTTGTCGTTTGTCACCTTAACCTCTCTGTTTCGTGTCTACTAATCAGTCAGacattcagtcagtcagtcagtcagtcaatcagtcagtcagtcgaATCAGTCATTTAAGAACCTTTGCCCCACATAATGGCCTGTAAATAATATCCGTTATCCAACATCCACTCTACCCCCCCGACAACATGACAAACCCTTCGATCCCCCACGATCGATTGATAATGAAAACCGACCAAACCAAAACCCGAAAACAGTCGGATGCGGAAAGAGCACGCGAGGAGGCGGCCGCCCTGCAGGAGAAGCTGGAGAAGAGCCAGGGCGAGGTGTACCGACTCAAGGCCAAGCTGGAGAACGCCCAGGGTGAGCAGGAGAGTCTGCGccaggagctggagaaggcGCAGAGCGGCGTCTCTCGCATCCACGCCGACCGCGATCGGGTAGGCAAAACCGCTTAGCTATAGCTATATAGCTATAGCACCCAAATCCGAATAAAACCCCCAATGAATCCCATGAAAgacccaaccaaccaaccaaccaaccaaccaaccaccctCACTCACTCACCCAAACCACCATCCGTTGCACAGGCCTTCTCCGAGGTGGAAAAGATCAAGGAGGAGATGGAGCGCACCCAGGCCACGTTGGGCAAGTCGCAGCTGCAGCACGAGAAGCTGCAAAACTCGCTGGACAAGGCCCAGAACGAGGTCGATCATCTGCAGGATAAGCTGGACAAGGCCAGCACGGAGAACCGCCGCCTGGTGCTCGAGAAGGAGAAGCTCACCTACGACTACGACAACCTGCAGTCGCAGCTGGACAAGGCCTTGGGCCAGGCCGCCAGGATGCAGAAGGAGCGCGAGACCCTCTCCTTGGACACGGATCGCATTCGCGAGAAGCTGGAGAAGACGCAGGTATGCCCGGGTCTCAATCCCCGTCCCAGTCGCTGCCCCCAGAACCACCTACACCACACACTCTCTgatccacacacacacacccatcTTCGAAGAGACTAGCTAACCGAACATCTGTGACTGTAGCCGTAACTGTGTTGTGCTAACCCCCAGAGTAAACTATTAACCGACATGCCACTGAAACCTCGCTTAGATCGATGTGATTGCTATTGCTTAACCCAGAACACCCTCAACCCTCAACCCTCAACCCTCAACCCTTAACCAACCCTAACCCGCCTTGTACATAACTAAAACTATTTATCCCTAACATATATCTCTACGTATGCGTAACTATCTTTCGACTGTCACACCCCACAACACTCACACTCGCAACTAAAACACCCACACAACTACGAAATACCAGGTGCAACTGGGTCGCATCCAGAAGGAGCGGGATCAATTCTCCGACGAGCTGGAGACGCTCAAGGAGCGCTCGGAATCGGCACAGACCCTCCTCATGAAGGCCGCCCGCGACCGGGAGGCGATGCAAACGGATCTGGAGGTCCTCAAGGAGCGCTACGAGAAGTCGCACGCCATCCAGCAGAAACTCCAGGTAATTGACACCCAAACCCCCGACAGCGAAGGCCACTTCTTCAGGTATCCTCTTCGAAAACGAAACCCAAAACTATTGGCTATCACCCCGACTAAACTCTATACTAAAATACGTTGTCTGTACTGCATATTGTTTGAAAAACCGCATGAGAACTGAATTAAGAAATCAGAACAATTGGCTGTTTGTGTAAATCCGTAGCTACCATTGCCATTGGAAACCCGAATGTCCCAGACCTAACCCCTTATGCCCTATCGCTTCCTCCTTTCAGATGGAGCGCGACGATGCGGTCACCGAAGTCGAGATCCTCAAGGAGAAACTGGACAAGGCGCTGTACGCCAGCCAGAAGCTGATCGACGAGAAGGACACCTCCAACAAGGAGTTTGAAAAGATGCTGGAGAAGTACGACCGGGCCCAGAACGAGATCTATCGCCTTCAGTCCCGCTGCGATACGGCAGAGGCGGACAGAGCCCGCCTGGAGGTGGAGGCGGAGCGATCTGGCCTGGCTGCCAGCAAGGCTCGCGAGGATCTGCGCAAGCTGCAGGACGAGAGCACCCGGCTGCAGGAGGCCTGCGATCGGGCGGCGCTCCAGTTGAGCCGCGCCAAGGAGTGCGAGGACAATGCGCGCAGCGAGCTGGAGCACAGTCGCGATCGCTTCGACAAGCTGCAAACGGACATTCGGCGGGCCCAGGGCGAGAAGGAGCACTTCCAGTCCGAGCTGGAGAGGGTCACCTACGAACTGGAGCGGGCACATGCCGCCCAAACCAAGGCGGGCGCCAGCGTGGAGGCGGCCAAGGAGGAGGCGGCCCACTATGCCGTGGAGCTTGAGAAAATGCGCGACCGCTACGAGAAGAGCCAGGTGGAGCTGCGCAAACTCCAGGACACAGACACCTTTGGCCGGGAGACGCGCCGCCTCAAGGAGGAGAACGAGCGGCTGCGCGAGAAGCTGGACAAGACGCTCATGGAACTGGAGACCATCCGGGGCAAGTCGCAGTACGAGTCGGAGTCCTTCGAGAAGTACAAGGACAAGTACGAGAAGATCGAGATGGAGGTGCAGAACATGGAGTCGAAGCTGCACGAGACCAGCCTGCAGCTGGAGCTATCGAAGGGCGAGGTGGCCAAGATGCTGGCCAACCAGGACAAGCAGCGATCCGAGCTGGAACGGGCGCACATCGAGCGGGAGAAGGCCCGGGACAAGCATGAGAAGCTACTGAAGGAGGTCGATCGTTTGCGCCTGCAACAGTCCTCGGTGAGCCCCGGCGATCCGGTCCGAGCGTCGACGTCCTCCTCTTCCGCTCTGTCCGCTGGCGAGCGGCAGGAGATCGACCGCCTGCGGGATCGCCTTGAGAAGGCGCTGCAGTCGCGTGACGCCACCGAGCTGGAGGCCGGTCGCTTGGCCAAGGAACTGGAGAAGGCGCAAATGCATCTGGCCAAGCAGCAGGAGAACACCGAGTCCACGCGCATCGAGTTCGAGCGCATGGGCGCTGAGCTGGGTCGCCTTCACGATCGCCTCGAGAAGGCCGAGGCTGAGCGGGAGGCACTGCGTCAAGCGAGCCGGAGCGGCGGAGCAGGCGCTGCCCCCCATCCGCAGCTGGAGAAGCACGTCCAGAAGCTGGAGTCAGACGTCAAGCAGCTGGCCATGGAGCGGGAGCAGCTGGTCCTGCAACTGGAGAAGAGCCAGGAGATCCTCATGAACTTCCAGAAGGAGCTCCAGAACGCAGAGGCGGAGTTGCAGAAGACGCGCGAGGAGAACCGCAAGCTGCGCAACGGTCACCAACTGCCGCCTGCCGCCGCTCCACCCGCCGGAGCCTCTCCCGCCGAGATCCAGGCCATGCAGAAGGAGATCCAGACCCTCCAGCAGAAGCTCCAGGAGTCGGAGCGCGCCCTGCAGGCCGCCGGTCCCCAGCAGGCCCAGGCTGCCGCGGCGGCGGGCGCGAGTCGCGAGGAGATCGAGCAATGGCGCAAGGTCATCGAGCAGGAGAAGGGTCGTGCCGACATGGCCGACAAGGCTGCCCAGGAGATGCACAAGCGCATTCAGGTGAGGATCGATGTGGGTGAATTACTACAGGACACAAGGAGTTGGACCTTAACACAACTAAACATTCTGATACTTTTCTAACACATTACATCACTTATTTCCACAATTTTTTGTATCAATATGTAAGTACTTAATGTTATCATTTGGCTATTGCGTTTGAAATTACGTTACTTTGAATGGGAGTTTTATTGGAGTTCCAAGTTACACTATTACATCTTAAAGAAACTAAACTAGGATTCTAATGCAATAAAATGGTTTAGCTTATGGACCAACACATCAAGGATCAGCACGCCCAGATGCAAAagatgcagcagcagatgcaacagcagcagcaggcggcgcAACAAGCGGCGCAGCAggcggcgcagcagcagcagtccgCAGCAAGTGCCGGCGGAGCGGACGCCAAAGAGTTGGAGAAGGTCAGGGGCGAACTGCAGGCGGCGTGCACCGAGCGGGATCgcttccagcagcagctggagctcCTGGTCACGGAGCTGGAGAAGAGCAAGGTGGGTTAACCATGCCATTGCACAATCATATATCCGGTAATCGCTTTTCTCCCCCTTCAAGATGTCCAACCAGGAGCAGACAAAACAGCTCCAAACGGCgcagcagcaagtgcagcaactgcagcagcaggtgcaacagctgcagcagcagatgcaacaactgcagcaggcTGCCAGTGCGGGAGCAGGCGCCACCGACGTGCAGcgccagcagctggagcagcagcagaagcagctggaggaggtgCGCAAGCAGATCGACAACCAGGCCAAGGCCACCGAGGGCGAGCGCAAGATCATCGACGAGCAGCGCAAGCAGATCGACGCCAAGCGCAAGGACATCGAGGACAAGGAGAAGAAGATGGCCGAGTTCGACGTCCAGCTGCGCAAGCGCAAGGAGCAGATGGACCAGCTGGAGAAGTCCCTCCAGACGCAAGGAGGCGGAGCGGCGGCCGCCGGCGAGCTGAACAAGAAGCTCATGGACACGCAGCGGCAGCTGGAAGCGTAAGTGTTCCACAAGCCAGCGAAATATCTTCTTACCAAAGCAGATCCCCTATTTCAAAATATACGtctatttaatatttattattggtCACGAGATTAAGATAAAGCGCGGAATGCGATTTACTTTAGTTTACGAAAACATAAGGAAAGCTATGGTCAACTACCTCGATTATAAAGCTACCCTTTAAATGCCTCCAGAAACTTAAGTTACGAATCTCCAAATACGGACGCTTCaacgtttatacggacagaaATACGGACAAACGGGTGTGGAAAGATTGGATAGGATctgattgttttttttgtttttttttattcggcAAATATCACGTACTATATGTTGTTGCAACTCTTTTTCAGATGCGTCAAGGAGCTTCAGAATACAAAGGAGGAGCACAAGAAGGCGGCAACCGAAACGGAGCGTTTGCTGCAATTGGTACAAATGTCGCAGGAGGAGCAGAACGCCAAGGAGAAGACCATCATGGATTTGCAACAGTGAGTGTCTCAGTGGCTCCTCTCCTAAACGCCCCCAGTAAATTCATGCCTTGTTATCCTTTTTTCAGAGCCTTAAAGATCGCTCAAGCCAAAGTCAAACAAGCAcaaacgcagcagcagcaacagcaggatGTAAGTTAGGATCCACTTAGTGGTATCCAAAGATATGGCTAATACCCGATCCGTATCCCTTTTCAGGCTGGGCCAGCTGGCTTCTTGAAGAGCTTTTTCTAAACAGTGCCCTCGCGAAgccacagacacacacatcTAGTGATGCAGATGAGGCAAAAGGATTTTACCCGTACTACTTACCCAAAGCGAtaatggaaaaccaaaaacagcAAGAAGTTACCAAAAGCACTGTCTACTATTTTGTATACTACCGATGCCGATACCAATACCAACTATGCAGTATTTCTACGactctcacacacatacactctACACACTCTACACACACTGAAACACACAGGGACACACagggacacacacacatttgtaAATGACACTATGTAAATGCAATGCGAAATGCatattatttgatatttatgtGTATTGTGTAATTAGGTTGCCGCTATACTCAAATTGTGGATGCATTTAAAAGTCAGCTCGTATAGCGTACTTTGTAAACTCTCTTAACTCTCTCTAACTCACTAACTCAATCCTTTTCGAACTCAAAATCGAACTCAACTTAAAGTTTATCGTTAGCCAAACACCAAGTCCTTCTTAGCCCAATTACCCCCACTCGAGAGTCCTTCTGTCCCTCACTCTTTCTCTGTCGCTCGGAGCTGCAGCACGTAGACTACGTCCTCGGGCACtgcatccccatccccatcctcatccccatccccatccacatccccatGCCCATCAGCCCAGTAATATTTCCGTAAGACCCACCCATTAGTCACTAGTTTTCCCACTGGGCGAATGTTATGGCATTGAAGTTGAAACGAGAAGAAAGGCAGCGCAGTAATTGCATTAATTGAGTGCTGCATTGGACCCAAAGTGCAGCATGCACTTACAATTATCGACgatatatacacacatacatatatagtatgtatgcGAGCCTCTGTTATAGTTAGTCAAACATGAGCATCCTACGCCCATCAATCACACTGTACATAAGTCATTCGCATCGGACTCATGGCGGAAAGGTATAGATACATATACGGATACACTACGTAGAGCAATACATGATAGACCACAGATTATACAAGTATGATATAGATACGAGTACCATATGTAAAATTATTGcgattataaaattatattgcCTAGCCTTTAGCCGTGTACCGTGTACCGTGTACCGTGTACCAAAGAACTATCACTGCAGACCCCAAAGGAAGATCACTACCTACCATTCAGCTATTATGGATATTATCGATAAAATAAACTCGAACGTCAACTACAACAAGTGCAATCtctattttaattagttaaaTCTACACGATACCCCCACGTTCCTTAGCCCCCGACTAAATAGATCGAGTCCACTACGCAAGCTTTACCCAAGTCAGCTGTGAATGCGCATAGTACGAGTATAGTACTTGTAGTACTTGTAGTACTTATTGTAGATCGATAGTTCCAC
Proteins encoded:
- the LOC120443882 gene encoding trichohyalin isoform X11, which gives rise to MSRDEYNPVTSSGVRSPGRVRRLQELPTVDRSPSRDYGAPRGSPLAMGSPYYRDMDEPTSPAGAGHHRSRSASRPPMAHAMDYPRTRYQSLDRGGLVDPHDREFIPIREPRDRSRDRSLERGLYLEDELYGRSARQSPSAMGGYNTGMGPTSDRAYLGDLQHQNTDLQRELGNLKRELELTNQKLGSSMHSIKTFWSPELKKERALRKEESAKYSLINDQLKLLSTENQKQAMLVRQLEEELRLRMRQPNLEMQQQMEAIYAENDHLQREISILRETIKDLECRVETQKQTLIARDESIKKLLEMLQAKGMGKEEERQMFQQMQAMAQKQLDEFRLEIQRRDQEILAMAAKMKTLEEQHQRHIAVLKESLCAKEEHYNMLQTDVEEMRARLEEKNRLIEKKTQGTLQTVQERNRLTSELTEIKDHMDIKDRKISVLQRKIENLEDLLKEKDNQVDMARARLSAMQAHHSSSEGALTSLEEAIGDKEKQMAQLRDQRDRAEHEKQEERDLHEREVADYKIKLRAAESEVEKLQTRLERAVTERERLEIKLEASQSELGKSKAELEKATCEMGRSSADWESTKQRIARLELENERLKHDLERSQTTFGRTTMTTSQELDRAQERADKASAELRRTQAELRVTQSDAERAREEAAALQEKLEKSQGEVYRLKAKLENAQGEQESLRQELEKAQSGVSRIHADRDRAFSEVEKIKEEMERTQATLGKSQLQHEKLQNSLDKAQNEVDHLQDKLDKASTENRRLVLEKEKLTYDYDNLQSQLDKALGQAARMQKERETLSLDTDRIREKLEKTQMERDDAVTEVEILKEKLDKALYASQKLIDEKDTSNKEFEKMLEKYDRAQNEIYRLQSRCDTAEADRARLEVEAERSGLAASKAREDLRKLQDESTRLQEACDRAALQLSRAKECEDNARSELEHSRDRFDKLQTDIRRAQGEKEHFQSELERVTYELERAHAAQTKAGASVEAAKEEAAHYAVELEKMRDRYEKSQVELRKLQDTDTFGRETRRLKEENERLREKLDKTLMELETIRGKSQYESESFEKYKDKYEKIEMEVQNMESKLHETSLQLELSKGEVAKMLANQDKQRSELERAHIEREKARDKHEKLLKEVDRLRLQQSSVSPGDPVRASTSSSSALSAGERQEIDRLRDRLEKALQSRDATELEAGRLAKELEKAQMHLAKQQENTESTRIEFERMGAELGRLHDRLEKAEAEREALRQASRSGGAGAAPHPQLEKHVQKLESDVKQLAMEREQLVLQLEKSQEILMNFQKELQNAEAELQKTREENRKLRNGHQLPPAAAPPAGASPAEIQAMQKEIQTLQQKLQESERALQAAGPQQAQAAAAAGASREEIEQWRKVIEQEKGRADMADKAAQEMHKRIQLMDQHIKDQHAQMQKMQQQMQQQQQAAQQAAQQAAQQQQSAASAGGADAKELEKVRGELQAACTERDRFQQQLELLVTELEKSKMSNQEQTKQLQTAQQQVQQLQQQVQQLQQQMQQLQQAASAGAGATDVQRQQLEQQQKQLEEVRKQIDNQAKATEGERKIIDEQRKQIDAKRKDIEDKEKKMAEFDVQLRKRKEQMDQLEKSLQTQGGGAAAAGELNKKLMDTQRQLEACVKELQNTKEEHKKAATETERLLQLVQMSQEEQNAKEKTIMDLQQALKIAQAKVKQAQTQQQQQQDAGPAGFLKSFF
- the LOC120443882 gene encoding plectin isoform X2, translated to MSRDEYNPVTSSGVRSPGRVRRLQELPTVDRSPSRDYGAPRGSPLAMGSPYYRDMDEPTSPAGAGHHRSRSASRPPMAHAMDYPRTRYQSLDRGGLVDPHDREFIPIREPRDRSRDRSLERGLYLEDELYGRSARQSPSAMGGYNTGMGPTSDRAYLGDLQHQNTDLQRELGNLKRELELTNQKLGSSMHSIKTFWSPELKKERALRKEESAKYSLINDQLKLLSTENQKQAMLVRQLEEELRLRMRQPNLEMQQQMEAIYAENDHLQREISILRETIKDLECRVETQKQTLIARDESIKKLLEMLQAKGMGKEEERQMFQQMQAMAQKQLDEFRLEIQRRDQEILAMAAKMKTLEEQHQDYQRHIAVLKESLCAKEEHYNMLQTDVEEMRARLEEKNRLIEKKTQGTLQTVQERNRLTSELTEIKDHMDIKDRKISVLQRKIENLEDLLKEKDNQVDMARARLSAMQAHHSSSEGALTSLEEAIGDKEKQMAQLRDQRDRAEHEKQEERDLHEREVADYKIKLRAAESEVEKLQTRLERAVTERERLEIKLEASQSELGKSKAELEKATCEMGRSSADWESTKQRIARLELENERLKHDLERSQMQLEEQTTLHKTTFGRTTMTTSQELDRAQERADKASAELRRTQAELRVTQGETEKRFSDAERAREEAAALQEKLEKSQGEVYRLKAKLENAQGEQESLRQELEKAQSGVSRIHADRDRAFSEVEKIKEEMERTQATLGKSQLQHEKLQNSLDKAQNEVDHLQDKLDKASTENRRLVLEKEKLTYDYDNLQSQLDKALGQAARMQKERETLSLDTDRIREKLEKTQVQLGRIQKERDQFSDELETLKERSESAQTLLMKAARDREAMQTDLEVLKERYEKSHAIQQKLQMERDDAVTEVEILKEKLDKALYASQKLIDEKDTSNKEFEKMLEKYDRAQNEIYRLQSRCDTAEADRARLEVEAERSGLAASKAREDLRKLQDESTRLQEACDRAALQLSRAKECEDNARSELEHSRDRFDKLQTDIRRAQGEKEHFQSELERVTYELERAHAAQTKAGASVEAAKEEAAHYAVELEKMRDRYEKSQVELRKLQDTDTFGRETRRLKEENERLREKLDKTLMELETIRGKSQYESESFEKYKDKYEKIEMEVQNMESKLHETSLQLELSKGEVAKMLANQDKQRSELERAHIEREKARDKHEKLLKEVDRLRLQQSSVSPGDPVRASTSSSSALSAGERQEIDRLRDRLEKALQSRDATELEAGRLAKELEKAQMHLAKQQENTESTRIEFERMGAELGRLHDRLEKAEAEREALRQASRSGGAGAAPHPQLEKHVQKLESDVKQLAMEREQLVLQLEKSQEILMNFQKELQNAEAELQKTREENRKLRNGHQLPPAAAPPAGASPAEIQAMQKEIQTLQQKLQESERALQAAGPQQAQAAAAAGASREEIEQWRKVIEQEKGRADMADKAAQEMHKRIQLMDQHIKDQHAQMQKMQQQMQQQQQAAQQAAQQAAQQQQSAASAGGADAKELEKVRGELQAACTERDRFQQQLELLVTELEKSKMSNQEQTKQLQTAQQQVQQLQQQVQQLQQQMQQLQQAASAGAGATDVQRQQLEQQQKQLEEVRKQIDNQAKATEGERKIIDEQRKQIDAKRKDIEDKEKKMAEFDVQLRKRKEQMDQLEKSLQTQGGGAAAAGELNKKLMDTQRQLEACVKELQNTKEEHKKAATETERLLQLVQMSQEEQNAKEKTIMDLQQALKIAQAKVKQAQTQQQQQQDAGPAGFLKSFF